CCATGATCCCGCGCACGATCTCCCGGTATCCCTCCCGGCCGAGGTGCCGGAGCATGGTCCACGCGCAGGCCACCGCGCCTCCCGGCCGGGAGCCCTGGGCCGTGGCCGAGGCGTAGGAGCCGCCAACGAGGTCGCGGATGACGTACCGCGCGTAGCGCAGGTCGTCGCCATCGGCGAAGAGGACGAGCGAGGCGCTCTTCTGCGCGAAACCGAACTTGTGGAGGTCGGCGGACAGGCTGGACACGCCCGGCACGGAGAGATCGAAGTCGGGGACCGGATAGCCCAGTTCCCGCGCGAACGGCGCGATGAAGCCGCCGTAGCAGGCATCCGAGTGCAGGCGGACGCCCGTCTCGAGGGCGAGTTCGCCGAGTTCGCGCATCGGGTCGATGAGCCCGTAGTAGATGGTGGGAGCCCCGGCGTAGATGAAGACGGAGGCTTCATCGATGGCCTCGCGGATGGCGTCCACGTCCGCCCGGAAGTCGGCTCGGCAATCCACGTACTTCATGTCGAGGTCGAGGATCTGGGCGGCCTTGTCCACGGAGGGGTGGCGGCTGTAGGCGGCGACGATGTTGAGCCGGCCCAGGTCCGGGCGCGCCTCGCGCTTCATGTCCCGCGCGACCTTCACGGCCTGGAAGATGCTCTCCGTGCCCCCGGAGGTGAACTGCCCCCCCGCACCCTCGGGCGCGTTGAAGAGATCCAGGCCCATCTGGATGACCTCGTCCTCCATCGCCCCGACGCTGGGGAAGGAACCCTGCCCGGAGAGGGCGTTCTCCACCGAGTAGATGGCGTGCGAGGCGTCCTGCACCTGCTTCAGCGCCTCGTTCACGTAGTAGACGAGGTACGGGACGCGACCGTTCCTCCAGTCGTAGTCGACCGCCTTCCGGCCGAGCAGTTCGCTCCTGAGCGTCTCCCAGTCGATTCCCCGCTCGGGAAGTCGCTGGCGGGTATGGACTTCGGGACTCAGGGTACTCGTTGCCTGCGCCACTTCGATGCCCTCCGTCGTACGGTAGCGTGACCCGGGATCGATCCGCGTCACCGACCGCTGCCGGTCGTCGAAATCCAACCTTGCGTCAGGCGATTGGCGAGGCAACGGAAAGGGCGAGGACCGGCAGGGGGATTGGAGCCGGGGCTTGTCCGAGGACGCGAGGTCCAATCAGATACCGGGGTCGAACCGCCGAATGCCCGGCGAACGCCCGCGGCGGCCCGCGACCGGACTGGAGACCGCCCCCCGAACCCCGGACCCGAGAGGCGAATGGCCTGGCTGCAGACACACTGGATCGCGGTGGCGCTCCTCGCCGTCTACGGCGCCCTGCTCGTGCGGCACGCGATCGAGGGCCGCCGCGGCACGAAGGGACGGGCGGATTACTACGTCGGAGGGCGGTCGATGGGCGGGGTCGTGCTCGGCCTCTCCTTCTTCGCGACCTACTCGAGCACGAACAGCTTCGTCGGTTTCTCCGGACAGGCGTATACGTACGGGGCGCCGTGGCTCCTGCTCGCGCCCGCCGTCGTCGTCTTCTCGCTCTCGGCCTGGATCTGGGTCGCGCCGCGGCTGCGCGCCTTTACGGGGGCGGTGGACTCGGTCACGCTCGCCGACTACGTGGGGTTCCGCTTCGAGAGCCGGGCGGCGCGCGTCCTGGCGGCGGTCATCGTGATCTTTGCCAGTTTCCTGTACATGATTGCGGTGTTCAAGGGGATCGGGAACCTGCTCGAGATCTTCCTCGACATCCCCTATCGGGGCGCGATCGGATTCGTGTTCATCGTCGTCGTCCTCTACACGGCGGTGGGCGGGTTCATCTCGGTCGTGAAGACGGATGCGGTTCAGGGGATCGTGATGTCCATCGCCGCCATCCTCCTCTTCTGGGGGACGCTGAACAGCGCCGGAGGGCTTGGGGCCATCGACGCGATCCGCGCGGCGCCGGATACGTCCGGCCTCTTCCGCTGGGACGCGGCCATGCCCTTCCCCGTCCTCATCGGGATCATCGTGGCGGGGACGCTCAAGTTCATCGTCGATCCGAGACAGCTCTCGCGCTTCTATGCGCTCGCCGATCCGCAGGCGGTGCGCCGCGGGCTCGTCGTGTCGACGATCGCGTTCCTCGGCGTGTACACGCTTCTGCTCCCGATCGGGCTCTATGCCCACGCGGTGATCGGCAGCGGGCTCGCGGAATCGGACCTCGTCGTGCCGACGCTGCTCGGCGACGCGGGGATCCTGCCGGCGCTCCCGGCGGCGTTCATCCTCGTGGCCATGCTCGCGGCGGCGATGTCGTCGCTGGACAGCGTACTGCTCGTGATGGCTTCGACCTGGGAGCGGGATGTGATCTCGCTCTTCCGGCCGCAGGCGGATGAGGGGCGCGCGGTGGCGCATACGCGGTTCTGGGTCGCGCTATTCGCGATCATCACGGCCTGGCTCGCGCTCAATCCGCCGGGGAGCATCGTCACGCTGACCGCGTTCTCGGGCGGGCTCTACGCGGCCTGCTTCTTCCCGGCCGTGGTGCTCGGCCTGCTCTGGCGGCGAGGCACGGGGGCGGGGGCCGTGGCTTCGCTCCTGACCGGCTTCACGGTGCTGCTGTGCTGGCGCTGGGTCCCGTTCTCCGAGGCCGTGCACGAGGTGTTCCCCGCGATGGCGCTTTCGCTCGCCGCCTACGTGGGCTGCGGCCTCGCGGCCCCGCCGCTGGCTGCGGCCAGGCGCCTCGACATCAAGCTCTAAGCCGGTAGCCGGCCTGTGTGGCAGGCCTCCGGGCTCTATGCTCCGCTCGCCGCCGCGAAGTCGAGGGCGAGCCGGCAGCACAGCGACCCGCGGTCCGCCCCGCCCCGGAGTTCGGACGGCAGCTTCCAGTCCCACTCGGAATACTGGGTGACGCCGGGGACGGACTGGGGCACGCGGGGTTCGCCCGCCACGACCCGGGCCGCGTGCAGGCGCATCTCGAGCCGATAGCCCGGCCGGTCGAGGTGGCCCTCGCTCAGGCGGCCCAGATCCTCGGCCTC
Above is a window of Candidatus Palauibacter scopulicola DNA encoding:
- a CDS encoding pyridoxal-dependent decarboxylase, which gives rise to MDFDDRQRSVTRIDPGSRYRTTEGIEVAQATSTLSPEVHTRQRLPERGIDWETLRSELLGRKAVDYDWRNGRVPYLVYYVNEALKQVQDASHAIYSVENALSGQGSFPSVGAMEDEVIQMGLDLFNAPEGAGGQFTSGGTESIFQAVKVARDMKREARPDLGRLNIVAAYSRHPSVDKAAQILDLDMKYVDCRADFRADVDAIREAIDEASVFIYAGAPTIYYGLIDPMRELGELALETGVRLHSDACYGGFIAPFARELGYPVPDFDLSVPGVSSLSADLHKFGFAQKSASLVLFADGDDLRYARYVIRDLVGGSYASATAQGSRPGGAVACAWTMLRHLGREGYREIVRGIMETTRAAIEGVRAIDGLYVFEPEGDTNLFRYDVEPGEPFNIFAVARLMNERGWMMGQHRRPPAIHQPITSVHTPVLGEYLSDLEACVAIARRDRLEDTFLDGTY
- a CDS encoding sodium/solute symporter (Members of the Solute:Sodium Symporter (SSS), TC 2.A.21 as described in tcdb.org, catalyze solute:Na+ symport. Known solutes for members of the family include sugars, amino acids, nucleosides, inositols, vitamins, urea or anions, depending on the system.) — encoded protein: MAWLQTHWIAVALLAVYGALLVRHAIEGRRGTKGRADYYVGGRSMGGVVLGLSFFATYSSTNSFVGFSGQAYTYGAPWLLLAPAVVVFSLSAWIWVAPRLRAFTGAVDSVTLADYVGFRFESRAARVLAAVIVIFASFLYMIAVFKGIGNLLEIFLDIPYRGAIGFVFIVVVLYTAVGGFISVVKTDAVQGIVMSIAAILLFWGTLNSAGGLGAIDAIRAAPDTSGLFRWDAAMPFPVLIGIIVAGTLKFIVDPRQLSRFYALADPQAVRRGLVVSTIAFLGVYTLLLPIGLYAHAVIGSGLAESDLVVPTLLGDAGILPALPAAFILVAMLAAAMSSLDSVLLVMASTWERDVISLFRPQADEGRAVAHTRFWVALFAIITAWLALNPPGSIVTLTAFSGGLYAACFFPAVVLGLLWRRGTGAGAVASLLTGFTVLLCWRWVPFSEAVHEVFPAMALSLAAYVGCGLAAPPLAAARRLDIKL
- a CDS encoding NUDIX domain-containing protein, which translates into the protein MTGGRGSGARPSRTALALVIEAPGPAGETRRWLLVRRPDDDPDLPGVWGLPAGSHAGGETDEALVRRIGREKLGVEAEDLGRLSEGHLDRPGYRLEMRLHAARVVAGEPRVPQSVPGVTQYSEWDWKLPSELRGGADRGSLCCRLALDFAAASGA